The Cydia amplana chromosome 19, ilCydAmpl1.1, whole genome shotgun sequence genome includes a window with the following:
- the LOC134657261 gene encoding protein GUCD1 → MGSAAEDVYAEHEVEHFTQRYSWDCGVACVTMLLDPAQRRELLDKFEQICKEEGFGQITWTIDLCYLLKKFEIPHCMHTTMMGVNEAHRKHNYYRNIIDKDRLRISQRFDSANAAGIELVEGHLPMDAIVRHLRHGPALLLIDAGLLSCDLCKHNKLKADFRRCFGGSFTGHFVLLVGVRRNRLLYRDPALGPRTCATSMARMERARAPPTDRDVILVYKEYRR, encoded by the exons ATGGGTTCTGCAGCGGAAGATG TGTATGCTGAGCATGAGGTGGAGCACTTCACTCAGCGGTACTCATGGGACTGCGGTGTGGCCTGTGTCACAATGCTGCTGGACCCAGCACAGCGCCGGGAGCTGTTAGACAAGTTTGAGCAGATCTGCAAGGAGGAGGGCTTCGGACAAATCACGTGGACCATTGATCTGTGTTATTTGTTAAAGAA GTTTGAGATCCCACACTGCATGCACACCACCATGATGGGCGTGAATGAGGCCCACAGGAAACACAACTACTACCGGAATATCATTGATAAG GACCGTCTCCGCATCTCTCAACGCTTTGATTCCGCAAACGCGGCAGGCATAGAGTTGGTGGAAGGCCACCTGCCAATGGACGCCATAGTGCGTCATCTACGACACGGCCCGGCGCTGTTGCTGATCGACGCCGGCCTATTGTCGTGTGATCTCTGTAAACACAACAAGCTGAAGGCCGATTTTAG GCGATGCTTCGGCGGTTCTTTCACCGGCCACTTCGTCCTCCTGGTGGGCGTCCGTCGCAACAGGCTGCTGTACCGCGACCCCGCCCTAGGGCCACGCACATGTGCCACCAGCATGGCGCGCATGGAGCGGGCTAGAGCCCCGCCTACTGATAGAGACGTTATACTTGTTTATAAGGAGTACAGGAGGTGA
- the LOC134657257 gene encoding 2-methoxy-6-polyprenyl-1,4-benzoquinol methylase, mitochondrial, producing the protein MALRNSVLKLAKLGRSSSHMRLRVLSTQTSEKINESEKSKQTHFGFETVDEKEKWKKVHNVFETVAEKYDVMNDAMSLGIHRLWKDIFMQRLAPTHGTKLLDVAGGTGDITFRYINYLKNLGPATEGRRSAVTVCDINQAMLDVGKLRAQRQGYTPESCGVDIDWVCGDAEKLPQADDSYTAYTIAFGIRNCTHIDKVLEEAYRVLAPGGRFMCLEFSHLPNKALQWAYDQYSFQVIPVLGQLIAGQWKPYQYLVESIRQFPNQEKFKSMIEDAGFRQVTYENLTFGVTAIHSGFKI; encoded by the exons ATGGCGTTAAGAAACTCAGTTTTAAAGTTAGCTAAACTAGGACGATCCAGCAGTCACATGCGACTACGAGTGTTAAGTACGCAGACGTCTGAAAAAATCAACGAAAGCGAAAAATCTAAACAGACTCATTTCGGCTTCGAAACAGTCGATGAGAAAGAGAAGTGGAAAAAAG TGCACAATGTATTTGAGACGGTAGCAGAGAAGTATGATGTAATGAATGATGCCATGTCGTTGGGCATCCACCGATTGTGGAAGGACATCTTCATGCAGCGCCTGGCTCCCACACACGGGACCAAGCTGCTAGATGTTGCTGGTGGCACAG GGGACATTACATTCCGGTACATAAACTATCTGAAGAACCTGGGTCCTGCCACAGAGGGCAGACGGAGTGCTGTCACTGTCTGCGATATTAACCAAGCAATGCTCGATGTGGGCAAACTCAGGGCCCAAAG ACAGGGCTACACGCCAGAGTCATGCGGAGTGGACATTGACTGGGTGTGCGGAGACGCTGAGAAGTTACCGCAGGCTGACGACAGCTACACCGCCTACACCATCGCCTTCGGCATCCGGAACTGCACACATATTGATAAG GTGCTAGAAGAGGCGTACCGCGTGCTGGCGCCGGGCGGCCGCTTCATGTGTCTCGAGTTCAGCCATCTGCCCAACAAGGCTTTACAGTG GGCGTACGACCAATACTCGTTCCAAGTGATCCCGGTGCTGGGGCAGCTCATCGCGGGCCAGTGGAAGCCCTACCAGTATCTAGTCGAGAGCATCCGCCAGTTCCCTAATCAG GAGAAGTTCAAGTCCATGATCGAAGACGCCGGCTTTAGGCAGGTCACCTATGAGAACCTCACCTTCGGCGTCACCGCTATACATTCGGGATTCAAGATCTAA